Proteins encoded in a region of the Haloglomus salinum genome:
- a CDS encoding alcohol dehydrogenase encodes MSDTMRAVQVPEAGADFEMVERERPNPGPGEVRVAVDACGICHSDAFVKEGTYPGVSYPRVPGHEIAGRVDAVGERVTGWAAGDRVGAGWHGGHCFECEPCRRGDFQGCEHGDITGLTFDGGYAEYATVPAEALAAVPDDLDAVDAAPLLCAGITTFNALRNTGAGPGDLVAVQGVGGLGHLGVQYAHRMGFETVALSRSPDKRELALELGADHFVDASSEDPAERLQALGGARVILGTAPSAAAVESVVGGLGRDGEFVAVGVPGEEVSVDVQGLVGKRASVGAWSSGHARDSQDTMEFSVLRDVTPEIETYDLADASEAYERMLENEARFRVVLEP; translated from the coding sequence ATGTCCGACACAATGCGTGCGGTTCAGGTGCCCGAGGCGGGCGCCGACTTCGAGATGGTCGAGCGCGAGCGTCCCAACCCCGGGCCCGGAGAGGTCCGGGTCGCGGTCGATGCCTGTGGCATCTGCCACAGCGACGCCTTCGTCAAGGAGGGGACCTACCCCGGCGTCTCCTACCCCCGGGTTCCCGGCCACGAGATCGCCGGCCGTGTCGACGCCGTCGGTGAGCGCGTCACGGGCTGGGCAGCGGGCGACCGCGTCGGCGCGGGCTGGCACGGCGGCCACTGCTTCGAGTGCGAGCCCTGCCGGCGCGGCGACTTCCAGGGCTGCGAGCACGGCGACATCACGGGCCTCACCTTCGACGGCGGGTACGCCGAGTACGCCACGGTCCCGGCGGAGGCACTCGCGGCCGTGCCCGACGACCTGGACGCCGTCGACGCCGCACCCCTCCTCTGTGCCGGAATCACGACGTTCAACGCGCTCCGGAACACCGGCGCGGGCCCGGGGGACCTCGTCGCCGTCCAGGGTGTCGGCGGCCTGGGCCACCTCGGCGTGCAGTACGCCCACCGGATGGGGTTCGAGACGGTCGCGCTCTCGCGGTCGCCGGACAAGCGTGAGCTGGCCCTCGAGTTGGGCGCGGACCACTTCGTCGACGCGAGCAGCGAGGACCCGGCCGAGCGCCTGCAGGCGCTGGGTGGTGCGCGGGTAATTCTCGGCACGGCACCGTCGGCGGCGGCCGTCGAATCGGTCGTCGGCGGACTGGGTCGGGACGGGGAGTTCGTCGCCGTCGGCGTCCCCGGGGAGGAGGTGAGCGTCGACGTGCAGGGACTGGTTGGCAAGCGCGCCTCCGTCGGTGCGTGGAGTTCCGGCCACGCGCGCGACTCACAGGACACGATGGAGTTCTCCGTCCTGCGAGACGTGACACCCGAGATCGAGACCTACGACCTCGCGGACGCGAGCGAGGCCTACGAGCGGATGCTCGAGAACGAGGCCCGGTTCCGGGTCGTGCTGGAGCCCTGA